A genomic stretch from Gemmatimonadaceae bacterium includes:
- a CDS encoding succinate dehydrogenase cytochrome b subunit: MAASTLPSAAASPRPAGRLRRFWDSSVGKKTVMAVSGISGIAFVFVHMAGNLQMFKPVGAAPAMHDYAVALRKLGALLWVARLGLLASVSVHVVAAWQLTMRNRAARPVAYARRHGQTSTLGARTMRIGGVVLLAFIVFHIADMTFGVGHPGFTHLDPYNNLRLGFTRWWATAFYVIATVFLGLHLYHGAWSSWRTLGARRPSPHPLHRPIAVVLAVVIAVGLAAVPIAAALGAFPEAAVPLEMDASVLAAPTGPALPPGGGR; this comes from the coding sequence ATGGCTGCTTCCACCCTGCCGTCGGCCGCCGCGTCTCCGCGGCCGGCGGGTCGGTTGCGCCGGTTCTGGGATTCGTCGGTCGGCAAGAAGACCGTCATGGCCGTTTCCGGAATCAGCGGCATCGCGTTCGTGTTCGTGCACATGGCGGGCAACCTGCAGATGTTCAAGCCGGTTGGCGCTGCCCCCGCCATGCACGACTATGCCGTCGCCCTTCGCAAGCTGGGCGCGTTGCTCTGGGTCGCGCGCCTCGGTCTGCTGGCGAGCGTCAGCGTGCACGTCGTGGCGGCGTGGCAGTTGACCATGCGCAATCGTGCCGCGCGACCCGTGGCCTACGCGCGACGACACGGACAAACGTCCACGCTCGGCGCGCGCACGATGCGCATCGGAGGCGTGGTGCTGCTCGCCTTCATCGTATTTCACATCGCCGACATGACGTTTGGCGTCGGGCACCCGGGCTTCACGCACCTCGACCCGTACAACAATCTCCGGTTGGGCTTTACCCGATGGTGGGCGACGGCGTTCTACGTGATCGCCACGGTGTTCCTGGGTCTGCACCTCTATCATGGCGCCTGGTCGTCGTGGCGCACCCTCGGCGCGCGCCGCCCGTCTCCCCATCCGCTGCATCGGCCAATCGCCGTCGTCCTCGCGGTGGTGATCGCCGTGGGACTCGCCGCCGTCCCGATTGCCGCGGCGCTCGGCGCCTTTCCCGAGGCTGCGGTGCCCCTGGAGATGGACGCGAGCGTTCTCGCGGCACCCACGGGCCCGGCCCTGCCGCCCGGAGGTGGGCGATGA
- the mdh gene encoding malate dehydrogenase: MVNKITVVGAGNVGATAAQRVAEKELAKQVVLVDIVDGVPQGKGLDQWQSAPIELYDSRIVGTSGYDETENSDIVIITAGIARKPGMSRDDLMNTNAGIVKTVSENVARTSPNAIVIVVSNPLDVMCYVAKKATGFPRERVLGMAGVLDTARYRAFLAEALDISVRDIQAMVLGGHGDTMVPLISYTTVSGIPITQLLERTALDKIVDRTRNGGAEIVSFLKTGSAYYAPSAGAVQMAEAIVQDQKRILPCAAWLEGEYGMSGLFLGVPCKLGRKGLEKVIEVELTPAERVALGKSADAVREPMAKLS, encoded by the coding sequence ATGGTCAACAAAATCACGGTCGTTGGCGCCGGCAACGTGGGCGCCACTGCAGCGCAGCGCGTCGCCGAGAAGGAACTTGCGAAGCAGGTCGTTCTGGTCGACATCGTCGACGGTGTGCCGCAGGGAAAGGGACTCGACCAGTGGCAGTCGGCGCCGATCGAGCTGTACGACTCGCGAATCGTTGGCACGAGCGGCTACGACGAGACCGAGAACTCGGACATCGTCATCATCACCGCCGGCATCGCGCGCAAGCCGGGCATGTCGCGTGACGACCTGATGAACACGAACGCCGGGATCGTGAAGACCGTCTCCGAGAACGTGGCGCGCACGTCGCCAAACGCGATCGTGATCGTGGTCTCCAATCCGCTCGACGTGATGTGCTACGTCGCCAAGAAGGCGACGGGCTTCCCGCGTGAGCGCGTTCTGGGCATGGCGGGAGTGCTCGACACGGCGCGCTACCGCGCGTTCCTCGCCGAGGCCCTGGATATCTCGGTGCGCGACATCCAGGCGATGGTGCTCGGTGGCCACGGGGATACGATGGTCCCGCTCATCTCGTACACGACCGTGAGCGGCATCCCGATCACGCAGCTGCTCGAGCGCACCGCGCTCGACAAGATCGTGGACCGCACGCGCAACGGGGGCGCCGAAATCGTCAGCTTCCTCAAGACGGGTTCGGCGTACTACGCACCCTCGGCCGGCGCGGTGCAAATGGCCGAAGCGATCGTGCAGGATCAGAAGCGCATCCTGCCGTGCGCCGCGTGGCTCGAAGGCGAATACGGAATGAGCGGGCTGTTCCTCGGCGTGCCGTGCAAGCTGGGTCGCAAGGGGCTGGAGAAGGTGATCGAGGTGGAGCTGACTCCGGCCGAGCGTGTGGCGCTGGGCAAGAGCGCCGATGCGGTCCGCGAACCGATGGCGAAGCTCTCGTAG
- the moaA gene encoding GTP 3',8-cyclase MoaA, which translates to MNQPETLQDQFGRSIEYLRISITDRCNFRCQYCMPLEGLQWLPKQDLLSYEEIVAVVAQLAPLGLRRLRITGGEPTIRPDLASLVRQLRAVPGVEDIALSTNGVKLPALASELAAAGLDRVNMSADSLRADRIVAIARRNLAFDPVASARAAVDAGLGPVKLNVVVLRGVNDDEVTDFARLTLTHPFHVRFIELMPVGDLRELTWEHVVPSDEVLARIATLGALEPVAGPRGNGPAKYHRLEGAQGTVGVITPMSHTYCGSCNRVRLTADGRLRTCLYGDHEVNLRDPLRAGQPLEPLFRQALAEKPREHQLLQMKVGGLRALSQVGG; encoded by the coding sequence GTGAACCAGCCCGAGACGCTCCAGGACCAGTTCGGTCGAAGCATCGAGTACCTGCGCATCTCCATCACCGACCGCTGCAACTTCCGGTGCCAGTACTGCATGCCGCTCGAAGGTCTGCAGTGGCTGCCCAAGCAGGATCTGCTCTCGTACGAGGAGATCGTCGCCGTGGTCGCGCAGCTGGCGCCGCTCGGCCTCCGCCGCCTGCGCATCACGGGCGGCGAGCCCACGATTCGGCCGGACCTCGCGTCGCTGGTGAGGCAGCTTCGCGCGGTGCCGGGCGTGGAGGACATCGCGCTCTCGACCAATGGCGTCAAGCTGCCGGCGCTGGCCTCGGAGCTGGCCGCGGCCGGGCTCGATCGTGTGAACATGAGCGCCGACTCGCTCCGCGCGGATCGCATCGTGGCCATCGCACGTCGGAACCTCGCGTTTGATCCGGTGGCGAGCGCGCGCGCGGCGGTCGACGCCGGGCTGGGTCCGGTCAAGCTGAATGTGGTCGTGCTGCGCGGCGTGAACGACGACGAGGTCACGGACTTCGCGCGATTGACGCTGACGCATCCGTTTCACGTGCGCTTCATCGAGCTGATGCCGGTCGGTGACCTGCGCGAGCTGACCTGGGAGCACGTGGTTCCGTCGGACGAAGTCCTGGCGCGCATCGCCACGTTGGGCGCGCTCGAGCCGGTCGCGGGGCCGCGCGGAAATGGTCCGGCGAAGTACCATCGCCTCGAAGGTGCGCAGGGCACCGTGGGCGTGATCACGCCGATGTCGCACACCTACTGCGGCTCCTGCAATCGGGTCCGCCTAACGGCGGACGGGCGCCTGCGGACGTGCCTGTACGGCGACCACGAGGTGAACCTGAGGGATCCGCTGCGCGCGGGGCAGCCGCTCGAGCCACTGTTTCGGCAGGCGCTCGCCGAAAAGCCCCGCGAGCACCAGCTGTTGCAGATGAAGGTGGGTGGCCTGCGCGCCCTGTCGCAGGTTGGCGGATAG
- a CDS encoding molybdenum cofactor biosynthesis protein MoaE, whose amino-acid sequence MRSALVHEPIDGAALLAEVASHASGASTLFVGTVRDVNDGRSVVGIDYTAYETMAARELASIVSEASTRFETPHVVVVHRLGTLDLGEASVAIAVSHERRAPSMDAARWIIEELKRRVPIWKREHYVDGSREWVDPTRLGAAVTGGEP is encoded by the coding sequence ATGCGCAGCGCACTCGTCCATGAGCCGATCGATGGCGCGGCGTTGCTCGCCGAGGTCGCGTCGCACGCCTCGGGAGCGTCCACGCTTTTTGTCGGGACTGTGCGCGACGTGAACGATGGGCGATCCGTCGTGGGCATCGACTACACAGCCTACGAGACCATGGCAGCCCGCGAACTCGCGAGCATCGTGAGCGAGGCCAGTACTCGATTCGAGACGCCGCACGTCGTGGTCGTGCATCGGCTTGGAACGCTCGACCTGGGCGAGGCCAGCGTGGCGATTGCGGTGTCGCACGAGCGACGGGCACCGTCGATGGACGCCGCCCGATGGATCATCGAGGAACTCAAGCGACGCGTTCCGATCTGGAAGCGCGAGCACTACGTCGACGGTTCGCGCGAGTGGGTCGATCCCACCCGTCTGGGGGCCGCGGTGACGGGAGGTGAACCGTGA
- the ndhC gene encoding NADH-quinone oxidoreductase subunit A — protein sequence MDRTYLPVLLLLGFVALNAVAMVAISTIILRRRPTPVKDQPYESGIPPLGDARERFSVKFYMVAMLFIIFDIETVFMIPWGVYFRQLSCTAPLVNLACPAGMTSFFGLGEMLVFMAILVVGFVYIWKKGALQWD from the coding sequence ATGGATCGCACCTACCTCCCGGTTCTGCTCTTACTCGGATTCGTGGCCCTGAACGCGGTCGCGATGGTCGCCATCTCGACGATCATCCTGCGTCGCCGCCCCACGCCGGTGAAGGACCAGCCCTACGAGTCCGGCATTCCGCCGTTGGGTGACGCGCGGGAGCGCTTTTCCGTGAAGTTCTACATGGTCGCGATGTTGTTCATCATCTTCGACATCGAGACCGTGTTCATGATCCCCTGGGGGGTCTACTTCCGTCAGTTGTCGTGCACCGCGCCGCTGGTCAACCTGGCGTGTCCGGCGGGCATGACCTCGTTCTTCGGGCTCGGCGAGATGCTGGTCTTCATGGCCATCCTCGTCGTCGGCTTCGTGTACATCTGGAAGAAGGGAGCGCTGCAATGGGACTAG
- a CDS encoding succinate dehydrogenase/fumarate reductase iron-sulfur subunit has translation MNLTLRVWRQAGPSAAGAFVEYRAHDVSPDMSFLEMLDVVNEELTAKGEAPIAFDHDCREGICGMCGMMINGLAHGPVQATTTCQLHMRSFTDGETLTIEPWRAAAFPVLRDLCVDRGAFDRIIQSGGYVSVATGNAVDGNAMPISKPDADAAMDAAACIGCGACVAACPNGSASLFTAAKVSHLGHLPQGQPERYRRALRMVAQMDLEHFGGCTLFGECQAACPKEISIDEIARMNRDFLYASASELEESAKTGGAG, from the coding sequence GTGAACCTGACCCTTCGGGTGTGGCGACAGGCGGGTCCCTCGGCCGCGGGTGCGTTTGTCGAGTACCGCGCCCACGACGTGAGCCCCGACATGTCGTTCCTGGAGATGCTCGACGTCGTCAACGAGGAGTTGACGGCAAAGGGCGAGGCGCCGATTGCCTTCGATCACGACTGCCGCGAAGGCATCTGCGGCATGTGCGGCATGATGATCAACGGATTGGCGCATGGGCCGGTACAGGCGACCACCACGTGTCAGTTGCACATGCGTTCATTCACGGATGGTGAGACGCTGACCATCGAGCCGTGGCGTGCGGCGGCGTTTCCGGTGTTGCGTGACCTCTGCGTGGACCGTGGGGCGTTCGACCGCATCATCCAGTCCGGCGGGTACGTGTCGGTGGCGACGGGCAACGCGGTCGACGGCAATGCGATGCCCATCTCGAAGCCCGATGCGGACGCGGCGATGGATGCGGCGGCCTGCATTGGTTGCGGGGCCTGCGTCGCGGCGTGCCCCAACGGCTCCGCGTCGCTGTTCACGGCGGCCAAGGTCTCGCACCTGGGACACTTGCCACAGGGCCAGCCGGAACGCTACCGGAGGGCGCTCCGGATGGTGGCGCAAATGGACCTCGAGCACTTCGGGGGCTGCACCCTGTTCGGTGAGTGCCAGGCGGCTTGCCCCAAGGAGATCTCGATCGACGAGATCGCGCGCATGAACCGGGACTTCTTGTATGCCTCCGCGTCCGAACTGGAAGAGAGCGCGAAGACGGGCGGCGCGGGGTAA
- a CDS encoding fumarate reductase/succinate dehydrogenase flavoprotein subunit gives MTLDARIPSGPIAQKWDRHKFEMKLVNPANKRKHHVLVVGSGLAGASAAATMSELGYQVSCFCFQDSPRRAHSIAAQGGINAAKNYQNDGDSVYRLFYDTVKGGDFRAREANVHRLAHISVDIIDQCVAQGVPFAREYGGLLANRSFGGAQVSRTFYARGQTGQQLLLGAYQALEKEIAKGGVKMYPRTEMLDVILVKGVARGIVTRDLVTGKVESHLGDAVVLATGGYGNVFFLSTNAKGANTTAIWRAHRKGALFGNPCYTQIHPTCIPQSGEYQSKLTLMSESLRNDGRVWVPKAHGDKRAPHQIPEAERDYYLERKYPSFGNLSPRDIASRAAKEACDDGRGVGPGGLGVYLDFRDAIARLGREKIAERYGNLFDMYQRITDENPYEVPMRIYPAVHYTMGGLWVDYNLMSTIPGLHVLGEANFSDHGANRLGASALMQGLADGYFIIPYTIGHYLASNRLEPVGKDHPDVVAVEREVAERTKRLLDIKGKRTVQSFHRELGRIMWDKCGMARDAAGLNEALQRIPALREEFWGNVTVPGSGAELNQSLEQAGRVADFLELAELMCIDALHREESCGGHFRTEHQTEDGEALRHDDKFAYVAAWEYGGPGQSPTLHKEPLTFENVHLATRSYK, from the coding sequence ATGACTCTCGATGCCCGCATACCCTCCGGCCCGATCGCGCAGAAGTGGGACCGGCACAAGTTCGAGATGAAGCTCGTCAACCCCGCCAACAAGCGAAAGCATCACGTGCTTGTCGTGGGGTCCGGGCTCGCGGGCGCGTCGGCGGCCGCCACCATGTCCGAGCTTGGCTACCAGGTCTCGTGCTTCTGTTTCCAGGATTCGCCGCGCCGCGCCCATTCGATTGCGGCGCAGGGTGGCATCAACGCGGCCAAGAACTACCAGAACGACGGGGATTCAGTCTACCGCCTGTTCTACGACACGGTGAAGGGCGGGGACTTCCGGGCGCGCGAAGCCAACGTGCATCGGCTGGCGCATATCTCCGTCGACATCATAGACCAGTGCGTGGCTCAGGGCGTTCCGTTCGCTCGTGAGTACGGCGGCCTCCTCGCCAATCGCTCGTTCGGGGGCGCGCAGGTCTCGCGCACGTTCTACGCGCGCGGGCAGACGGGCCAGCAGCTCTTGTTGGGCGCGTACCAGGCGCTGGAGAAGGAGATCGCGAAGGGCGGCGTGAAGATGTATCCCCGCACCGAGATGCTCGACGTGATCCTGGTGAAGGGGGTCGCGCGCGGCATCGTCACGCGCGATCTCGTCACGGGCAAGGTCGAGTCGCATCTCGGTGACGCGGTGGTGCTGGCGACCGGTGGTTATGGCAACGTGTTCTTTCTCTCGACGAACGCGAAGGGGGCCAACACCACGGCCATCTGGCGCGCCCACCGCAAGGGCGCGCTGTTCGGGAACCCGTGCTACACGCAGATCCACCCGACGTGCATTCCGCAGAGCGGCGAGTACCAGTCCAAGCTCACGCTCATGTCGGAATCGCTGCGCAACGATGGTCGCGTGTGGGTGCCGAAGGCGCATGGTGACAAGCGCGCGCCGCATCAGATCCCCGAGGCCGAGCGCGACTACTACCTGGAGCGCAAGTATCCGTCGTTCGGCAACCTGTCGCCGCGGGACATTGCGTCGCGTGCAGCCAAGGAGGCCTGCGACGACGGTCGCGGTGTCGGCCCAGGGGGCCTCGGCGTCTACCTCGACTTTCGCGACGCCATTGCGCGGCTCGGCCGCGAGAAGATCGCCGAGCGGTATGGCAACCTGTTCGACATGTACCAGCGCATCACGGACGAAAATCCGTATGAGGTCCCGATGCGCATCTATCCCGCCGTGCACTACACCATGGGCGGGTTGTGGGTCGACTACAACCTGATGAGCACCATCCCGGGCCTGCACGTGCTGGGCGAGGCGAACTTCTCCGATCATGGTGCCAACCGCCTTGGTGCGAGCGCACTCATGCAGGGCCTTGCCGACGGGTACTTCATCATCCCGTACACCATCGGACACTACCTCGCCAGCAACCGGCTCGAGCCGGTGGGGAAGGATCATCCGGACGTCGTGGCCGTGGAGCGCGAGGTCGCGGAGCGTACGAAGCGCCTGCTCGACATCAAGGGCAAGCGCACGGTGCAGTCGTTCCATCGTGAGTTGGGTCGCATCATGTGGGACAAGTGCGGCATGGCGCGCGATGCGGCGGGACTCAACGAGGCGTTGCAGCGCATCCCCGCGCTCCGCGAGGAGTTCTGGGGAAACGTCACTGTGCCGGGGAGCGGGGCAGAACTCAACCAGTCCCTGGAGCAGGCCGGGCGGGTCGCCGACTTTCTGGAGCTCGCCGAGCTGATGTGCATCGACGCGCTGCACCGCGAGGAGTCCTGCGGTGGGCACTTCCGTACGGAACACCAGACGGAGGACGGCGAGGCGCTGCGCCACGACGACAAGTTTGCCTACGTCGCGGCGTGGGAGTACGGCGGTCCCGGTCAGTCGCCGACGCTGCACAAGGAGCCGTTGACCTTCGAGAACGTCCATCTCGCAACGAGGTCGTACAAGTGA